In Nicotiana tabacum cultivar K326 chromosome 17, ASM71507v2, whole genome shotgun sequence, one DNA window encodes the following:
- the LOC107821430 gene encoding uncharacterized protein LOC107821430, which translates to MDDCIYKNSSAPIEARVKDLLSRMTLQEKIGQMTQIERTVVAPSVIRDLSIGSILSVGGSAPFEDAPSEAWADMVDGFQKAALGSRLGIPLLYGVDAIHGNNNVYGATIFPQNVGLGATRDADLAQKIGVVTALEVRACGINYTFAPCVAVCRDPRWGRCYESYGEDTELVRMMSSIITGLQGEPPPDYPQNYPFLAGRDKVVACAKHFVGDGGTDQGVNEGNTISSYDDLERIHITPYIDCISQGVCTVMASYSRWNGTHLHANHFLLTEVLKGKLGFKGIVITDSEALDRLSHPHGSNYDQCILAAINAGIDMVMVPFRYRLFLDHLRCLVESGKIPMTRIDDAVERILRVKFVAGAFEYPLSDRSLLDTVGCNQHRELAREAVRKSLVLLKNGKDVTKPFLPLERNAKKILVAGKHADDLGFQCGGWTKTWEGMGGRITIGTTILEAIKDAVGGETELVYEANPSPETFASQDFSYSIVVVGEPPYCESGGDSQDLKIPLGGEELISLVADRVPTLVILISGRPLYIEPSLLEKMDALVAAWLPGTEGAGIADVVFGDYEFQGRLPMTWFKSVDQLPLHQEQNSYEPLFPFGYGLNSKNKVL; encoded by the exons ATGGATGATTGCATCTACAAGAACTCATCTGCTCCAATCGAGGCAAGAGTCAAAGATTTGCTCTCTCGAATGACTCTTCAAGAAAAGATCGGTCAAATGACCCAAATCGAACGCACTGTCGTCGCTCCTTCTGTTATCAGAGACCTCTCTATAG GGAGTATACTCAGCGTTGGTGGCAGTGCGCCATTTGAGGATGCCCCATCAGAAGCTTGGGCGGATATGGTTGACGGATTCCAAAAGGCTGCATTGGGATCGCGGCTCGGGATTCCGCTTCTTTATGGAGTTGATGCTATTCATGGAAATAACAATGTTTATGGTGCCACTATTTTCCCGCAAAATGTGGGCCTCGGGGCGACCAG AGATGCAGACTTGGCTCAAAAGATTGGGGTAGTAACTGCTCTTGAAGTCAGGGCATGTGGCATTAACTACACTTTTGCTCCATGTGTTGCT GTATGTAGAGATCCCAGGTGGGGAAGATGTTATGAGAGTTATGGTGAAGACACCGAACTCGTTAGGATGATGTCCTCAATTATCACAGGATTGCAAGGGGAACCACCCCCTGATTACCCCCAAAACTATCCTTTTTTAGCTGGAAG AGACAAGGTTGTTGCATGTGCGAAGCACTTTGTTGGAGATGGGGGTACTGACCAAGGTGTAAATGAGGGAAATACTATATCATCATATGATGATCTAGAGAGAATACATATCACCCCTTATATTGACTGTATTTCTCAGGGAGTTTGCACAGTCATGGCATCCTACTCTAGATGGAATGGGACCCACCTGCATGCTAACCACTTTCTTCTTACCGAAGTGTTAAAAGGAAAGCTCGGATTTAAG GGCATTGTTATTACTGATTCCGAAGCACTTGACAGGCTTTCCCATCCTCATGGATCTAATTACGATCAATGCATTTTGGCAGCCATCAATGCAGGGATTGATATG GTGATGGTTCCTTTTCGGTATCGATTATTTCTCGATCATTTGAGATGTCTTGTGGAATCTGGGAAGATTCCAATGACCAGAATTGATGACGCTGTTGAAAGGATCCTGAGAGTTAAGTTTGTTGCTGGAGCCTTTGAGTACCCTCTGAGTGATCGGTCATTGTTGGACACTGTTGGTTGTAAT CAACATCGGGAACTAGCACGTGAGGCAGTTCGGAAGTCGTTAGTTCTTCTAAAGAATGGAAAGGACGTAACAAAACCATTTCTTCCACTAGAGAGGAATGCGAAGAAAATTCTTGTAGCAGGAAAACATGCCGATGACCTTGGATTCCAATGCGGAGGGTGGACTAAAACTTGGGAAGGAATGGGAGGCAGAATCACGATTG GTACAACAATTCTGGAAGCTATTAAAGATGCTGTTGGAGGGGAAACAGAATTGGTATATGAGGCAAATCCGTCACCTGAAACTTTTGCGAGTCAAGACTTCTCTTATTCCATTGTAGTTGTTGGTGAACCTCCTTATTGCGAGAGCGGTGGAGATAGCCAGGACCTCAAAATTCCTCTTGGTGGAGAAGAACTAATAAGTTTGGTTGCAGACAGAGTTCCTACATTGGTGATATTGATCTCCGGAAGGCCTTTGTATATAGAGCCTTCACTTCTAGAGAAAATGGATGCGCTCGTCGCTGCTTGGTTACCGGGCACCGAGGGAGCTGGAATTGCTGATGTCGTCTTTGGAGATTACGAGTTTCAAGGTAGACTTCCTATGACATGGTTTAAAAGTGTAGATCAACTGCCCCTGCATCAAGAACAGAACTCCTATGAACCTCTATTTCCATTCGGCTACGGGTTAAATAGTAAAAACAAGGTGCTCTAG